AGCCGGGGCCACAACATCATCACCAGCCAGGGCGATTGAAGTCGGACCGGCACAAAACTTTTGCAGAGCTTCTGCAGGAGTGCCTTTTGAGGCCAGGCGCAACAGGCTGTTTTTGACAACACGGTAGTCAACACCAGCCGCAACAAGTTCACGCCGTAGACGGGTAACCTGGTCAACAGTGATCCCCCGATAATCGGCAATAAACGCAGCTTTGACTTTGCTCAGTTTTTCAGCAAGTTCCTGAACAACTTTCTCTTTTTCAGTTCTGTTCATGCATCTCCTCCTTTCTTAAGGAATACCGGGATTAAATCCCGTCCAAGTCAAGGCAGGGGAGACGATTAGAAACCGTCATATGACCCTTTTTTAAGCCTCGGCAGGTGGCAACCCATTAAACGCTCAAAGCGTACCTGCTGTCTTTGGATTTGGTCTATATTAAGCGGCCACAAAAGGCCGTTTAGGTTTAACGTACGGCAGCCTGAACGTCAGCAACGTCAACAAGAATACC
Above is a genomic segment from Geopsychrobacter electrodiphilus DSM 16401 containing:
- the rplJ gene encoding 50S ribosomal protein L10, translated to MNRTEKEKVVQELAEKLSKVKAAFIADYRGITVDQVTRLRRELVAAGVDYRVVKNSLLRLASKGTPAEALQKFCAGPTSIALAGDDVVAPAKILAKYAAEIAAFDLKAGVLDGKLISVDEITALSKLPSREELLGQALRSMNAPVSNFVGTLAAIPRSLVQVLNAIGQSKAA